A genomic segment from Tachysurus fulvidraco isolate hzauxx_2018 unplaced genomic scaffold, HZAU_PFXX_2.0 HiC_scaffold_42_np12, whole genome shotgun sequence encodes:
- the LOC113656934 gene encoding transmembrane protein 106C-like isoform X2, with product MGSAEVPVERVDDESLDGLDRQEDIARFPYVEFTGRDSITCPTCQGSGRIPSDQVNELVALIPYSDQRLQPQRTKQYVGLSVIVCLFVCSLVTFFMFPRPVLVEDGGIRSVIIHFDHDTSRVLINMTMNFTVNVEISGSLSYVYAFCTMASIKVHNIVVFTQTSVKTSCMVRSAQNTLEAYRYIDCGANSTLHHPPDLHGSVLPHSSYTY from the exons ATGGGCAGTGCAGAGGTTCCAGTGGAGCGAGTAGATGATGAATCTTTGGATGGTCTCGACAGACAGGAGGACATCGCCAGGTTCCCTTATGTGGAGTTCACAGGCAGAGACAGCATTACCTGTCCCACTTGTCAAGGCTCTGGTCGCATCCCCTCAG ATCAGGTGAACGAGCTGGTGGCTTTGATTCCTTACAGTGATCAGAGACTGCAGCCTCAGCGGAC gaaGCAGTATGTGGGTCTATctgtgattgtttgtttgttcgtttgttccCTTGTGACCTTTTTCATGTTCCCTCGGCCGGTGCTGGTGGAGGACGGAGGGATTCGGTCTGTCATCATCCATTTCGACCACGACACCAGTCGTGTGCTCATAAACATGact ATGAACTTCACTGTGAATGTGGAGATCAGCGGGTCGCTGTCCTACGTATA TGCTTTCTGCACCATGGCCAGCATTAAAGTTCATAACATTGTGGTGTTCACACA GACGTCTGTAAAAACTTCCTGCATGGTTCGCAGTGCACAAAACACTTTGGAGGCATATCGCTACATTGACTGCGGCGCTAACTCCACCCTGCACCACCCGCCTGACCTTCATGGTTCTGTGCTGCCTCACTCGAGCTACACCTATTAA
- the LOC113656934 gene encoding transmembrane protein 106C-like isoform X1, whose translation MGSAEVPVERVDDESLDGLDRQEDIARFPYVEFTGRDSITCPTCQGSGRIPSDQVNELVALIPYSDQRLQPQRTKQYVGLSVIVCLFVCSLVTFFMFPRPVLVEDGGIRSVIIHFDHDTSRVLINMTNALKFNNWNFFTVLVDSVSSQVLYMKTVIGTQQLDNIIRIQPLSQRQMNFTVNVEISGSLSYVYAFCTMASIKVHNIVVFTQTSVKTSCMVRSAQNTLEAYRYIDCGANSTLHHPPDLHGSVLPHSSYTY comes from the exons ATGGGCAGTGCAGAGGTTCCAGTGGAGCGAGTAGATGATGAATCTTTGGATGGTCTCGACAGACAGGAGGACATCGCCAGGTTCCCTTATGTGGAGTTCACAGGCAGAGACAGCATTACCTGTCCCACTTGTCAAGGCTCTGGTCGCATCCCCTCAG ATCAGGTGAACGAGCTGGTGGCTTTGATTCCTTACAGTGATCAGAGACTGCAGCCTCAGCGGAC gaaGCAGTATGTGGGTCTATctgtgattgtttgtttgttcgtttgttccCTTGTGACCTTTTTCATGTTCCCTCGGCCGGTGCTGGTGGAGGACGGAGGGATTCGGTCTGTCATCATCCATTTCGACCACGACACCAGTCGTGTGCTCATAAACATGact AATGCCCTGAAGTTTAACAACTGGAACTTCTTCACCGTGTTGGTGGACAGCGTGAGCAGTCAGGTTCTCTACATGAAGACGGTCATTGGCACTCAGCAGCTTGACAACATCATCAGAatccaaccactaagccagagACAG ATGAACTTCACTGTGAATGTGGAGATCAGCGGGTCGCTGTCCTACGTATA TGCTTTCTGCACCATGGCCAGCATTAAAGTTCATAACATTGTGGTGTTCACACA GACGTCTGTAAAAACTTCCTGCATGGTTCGCAGTGCACAAAACACTTTGGAGGCATATCGCTACATTGACTGCGGCGCTAACTCCACCCTGCACCACCCGCCTGACCTTCATGGTTCTGTGCTGCCTCACTCGAGCTACACCTATTAA